A single window of Polaribacter sp. SA4-10 DNA harbors:
- a CDS encoding murein hydrolase activator EnvC, producing the protein MIKARFYISIFLILISSFSVLGQTRKQLEIQRKKLKKEIVQVNRLLFDQKKKEKNALEDLKDLNQKINVRSKLINTINLEAKILSKEIRVNEKKLENLNKNLEALKADYADMIFKSYKSKSQQSRTMFLLSSQNFHQAYKRLEYMKQYTSFRKKQGEEILVQTDLVTKMNDSLLFQKQVKDTLILSEQDEKLKIETDKKSKESLISKIKKKESKYKKDLQNKISEEKKVASKIDKIIREAIARANRIALEKAKAEAKLKTKSSYKPKLVKKNEFILSPEAKALALKFEQNKTKLPWPVKEGLVTRRFGVQPHPTIGGITVNSTGLHINTSAGAIAECVFNGKVLAIQLTSEGRKNVLVQHGNYITAYNNLQNSYVKTGDEIVTGQNIGKIFTDKVSGKTKLIFVLFKNTTRLNPSSWILKR; encoded by the coding sequence GTGATAAAAGCAAGATTTTATATATCAATTTTTCTTATTTTAATAAGCTCTTTTTCTGTTTTAGGACAAACAAGAAAGCAGCTAGAAATTCAACGAAAAAAATTAAAGAAAGAAATTGTACAAGTAAATAGATTGCTTTTTGATCAAAAGAAGAAAGAAAAAAATGCTTTAGAAGATTTAAAAGATCTTAATCAAAAAATAAATGTTAGAAGTAAATTGATTAATACAATTAATTTAGAAGCTAAAATTTTATCAAAAGAGATAAGAGTAAATGAGAAGAAGTTAGAAAATCTTAATAAAAATTTAGAAGCTTTAAAAGCAGATTATGCAGATATGATTTTTAAGTCATACAAAAGTAAATCGCAACAAAGTAGAACTATGTTTTTGTTGTCTTCACAAAATTTTCATCAAGCATATAAAAGATTAGAGTACATGAAGCAGTACACTTCTTTTAGAAAAAAGCAAGGAGAAGAAATACTTGTACAAACAGATTTAGTTACAAAAATGAATGATTCTTTGTTGTTTCAAAAACAAGTAAAAGATACATTAATTTTATCTGAACAAGATGAAAAATTAAAAATTGAAACTGATAAAAAAAGCAAGGAATCATTAATTTCTAAGATAAAAAAGAAAGAAAGTAAGTATAAAAAAGACTTGCAAAATAAAATTTCTGAAGAGAAGAAGGTTGCTAGTAAGATTGATAAAATTATACGTGAAGCTATTGCTAGAGCAAATAGAATAGCACTGGAAAAAGCAAAGGCAGAAGCTAAATTAAAGACAAAGTCTAGCTATAAACCTAAGCTTGTTAAGAAAAACGAGTTTATTTTAAGTCCAGAAGCAAAAGCTTTAGCGTTAAAATTTGAACAAAATAAAACGAAGTTGCCTTGGCCTGTAAAAGAAGGTTTGGTTACTAGAAGATTTGGGGTTCAACCACATCCAACAATTGGTGGAATAACAGTAAATAGTACAGGTTTGCATATAAATACTAGTGCAGGAGCTATAGCAGAATGTGTTTTTAATGGAAAAGTTTTGGCGATTCAATTAACCTCAGAAGGAAGAAAGAATGTTTTAGTGCAACATGGTAACTATATTACTGCGTATAATAATTTACAAAATTCGTATGTAAAAACGGGAGATGAAATTGTCACAGGTCAAAATATTGGAAAAATTTTCACGGATAAAGTTTCAGGAAAAACAAAACTAATTTTTGTATTATTTAAAAACACTACACGTTTAAATCCTTCTTCTTGGATTTTAAAACGATAG
- a CDS encoding acyl-CoA thioesterase, which translates to MEAKTPKESLTILTDLVLPGETNYLDNLFGGELLARMDRACSIAARRHSRRIVVTASVNHVAFTKAVPVGSVVTVEAKVSRAFKSSMEIYVDVWIEDRQSGQKTKVNEGIYTFVAVDETGKPVEIAKLEPETTLEKERFEGALRRKQLSLVLAGRLNPNEATALKALFK; encoded by the coding sequence ATGGAAGCAAAAACACCCAAAGAATCTTTAACGATACTTACTGATTTAGTTCTACCTGGAGAAACCAATTATTTAGACAATCTTTTTGGTGGAGAATTACTTGCAAGAATGGACAGAGCATGCAGTATTGCTGCAAGAAGACATTCTAGAAGAATTGTTGTAACGGCATCTGTAAATCATGTTGCATTTACAAAAGCCGTTCCTGTAGGTAGTGTTGTAACTGTAGAAGCTAAAGTTTCTAGAGCATTTAAATCTTCAATGGAAATCTATGTTGATGTTTGGATAGAAGACAGACAATCTGGTCAAAAAACAAAAGTAAATGAAGGAATTTATACTTTTGTAGCTGTTGATGAAACAGGAAAACCTGTTGAAATAGCTAAACTAGAACCAGAGACTACTTTAGAAAAAGAACGTTTTGAAGGAGCATTAAGACGTAAACAATTAAGCCTAGTATTAGCAGGTAGATTAAACCCTAATGAAGCAACTGCTTTAAAAGCTTTATTTAAATAA
- a CDS encoding DUF4292 domain-containing protein: protein MSTNVIAKEMGAKKVIRKHVSANFNKKTVDAKLKANFNNGKIKQSISVSMKIKKDEVIWLKGTKFITIFKAKITPNSVRFYSPYAKNYFEGDFSMLEKLLGTDINFLQLQNLLLGQSMMNLKEEKQEVTIIDNSYVLSPEVQADLFDIFFAVNPSHYKLDKQSVVNNAKNQRLDVFYPSYTLINDELFPSEIKIKAKQASKFTNIDFILKSVEFDTDLNMSFSIPKGYKRINL from the coding sequence ATGAGCACAAATGTTATTGCCAAAGAAATGGGGGCAAAAAAAGTAATAAGAAAACATGTTTCTGCAAATTTTAATAAAAAAACTGTAGACGCAAAATTAAAAGCAAATTTTAATAACGGCAAGATTAAGCAGAGTATTTCTGTAAGTATGAAAATTAAAAAGGATGAGGTAATTTGGCTTAAAGGAACTAAGTTTATAACTATTTTTAAAGCAAAAATAACTCCAAATTCTGTACGTTTTTATTCACCTTATGCTAAGAATTATTTTGAAGGAGATTTTTCTATGTTAGAAAAGCTGTTAGGTACAGATATTAACTTTCTACAGCTTCAAAACTTATTATTAGGGCAGTCTATGATGAATCTAAAAGAAGAAAAACAGGAGGTAACAATAATAGATAATTCTTATGTTTTGTCTCCAGAAGTTCAAGCAGATTTATTTGATATTTTCTTTGCTGTAAATCCTTCGCATTATAAATTAGATAAACAATCTGTTGTAAACAATGCTAAAAACCAACGATTAGATGTTTTTTATCCATCGTATACATTGATTAATGATGAGTTGTTTCCTTCAGAAATAAAGATAAAAGCAAAACAAGCAAGTAAGTTTACTAATATAGATTTTATTCTAAAATCTGTTGAATTTGATACAGATTTAAACATGTCATTTTCTATACCAAAAGGTTATAAACGTATAAATTTATAG
- a CDS encoding ABC-F family ATP-binding cassette domain-containing protein gives MNYLSVENISKSYGEHVLFEDISFGINKDQKVAFVAKNGSGKTSILNIIAGLDTPDNGQVVCRKGISVAYLAQNAELDPKLTIEETIFATDNKILSIVNQYENALKNPENADAYQDAFELMEQYNAWDFETQYRQILSKLKLEDLTLKVGALSGGQKKRLSLAIVLINKPDLLILDEPTNHLDLEMIEWLEAFFAKEKITLFMVTHDRYFLERVCNEILELDQGKIYKYKGNYSYYLQNKEERLALESTNLGKAKSLFKKELEWMRKQPKARTTKSKSRTDDFYQIKEKAHQRRKDHEVQLEINMERLGSKILELHKVYKSFGDKKILDGFDYIFKRGERLGIIGKNGTGKSSFLNIITETAPPDSGKVVLGETVKYGYYTQAGIVIKEGQKVIEVVKEFGEFIPLSKGRKISASQLLERFLFDKKKQYDFVEKLSGGEQKRLYLCAVLIQNPNFLILDEPTNDLDVVTLNVLENFLLDYPGNLLVVSHDRYFMDKIVDALFVFRGEGVVENFPGNYSDFRAYEGSAPKELATKKTIEKVEKKEVKNALTFNEKREFGSLESEIVRLQKRKLTIETQFLNVEIEPENIAEKSKELEKTISELEQKEERWLELSMKLDD, from the coding sequence GTGAATTATTTATCAGTAGAAAATATTTCTAAATCTTATGGAGAACATGTCTTATTTGAAGATATATCCTTTGGAATTAATAAAGATCAGAAAGTTGCTTTTGTAGCTAAAAACGGAAGTGGGAAAACATCAATCCTAAACATTATTGCAGGTTTAGACACGCCTGATAATGGACAAGTTGTGTGTAGAAAAGGGATTTCTGTTGCCTATTTAGCTCAAAACGCAGAATTAGATCCTAAATTAACTATTGAGGAAACTATTTTTGCTACTGATAACAAGATTCTTTCTATTGTAAATCAATATGAAAATGCACTAAAAAATCCTGAAAACGCAGATGCTTACCAAGATGCTTTTGAGTTAATGGAACAATACAATGCTTGGGATTTTGAAACTCAATACAGACAAATTTTATCTAAACTTAAATTAGAAGATTTAACACTAAAAGTTGGCGCACTTTCTGGTGGACAAAAAAAACGTCTTTCTTTAGCAATAGTACTTATAAATAAACCAGATTTATTAATTTTAGATGAACCTACAAATCATTTAGATTTAGAAATGATCGAATGGTTAGAAGCATTTTTTGCGAAAGAAAAAATCACCCTTTTTATGGTAACGCATGATCGTTACTTCTTAGAACGTGTTTGTAATGAAATTTTAGAATTAGACCAAGGAAAAATATATAAATACAAAGGAAATTATTCTTACTATTTACAAAACAAAGAAGAACGTTTAGCATTAGAATCTACCAATTTAGGCAAAGCGAAGAGTTTATTTAAAAAAGAGTTAGAATGGATGCGAAAGCAACCAAAAGCAAGAACTACAAAATCGAAGTCTAGAACAGATGATTTTTATCAAATTAAAGAAAAAGCACATCAACGTAGAAAAGATCATGAAGTTCAATTAGAAATTAACATGGAACGTTTAGGAAGTAAAATTCTAGAACTTCATAAAGTGTATAAATCTTTTGGTGATAAAAAAATATTAGATGGGTTTGATTACATTTTTAAACGTGGTGAACGTCTTGGTATTATTGGTAAAAACGGAACAGGTAAATCCTCTTTTTTAAATATTATTACAGAAACAGCGCCACCAGATTCTGGTAAAGTTGTTTTAGGTGAAACAGTAAAATACGGGTATTATACGCAAGCTGGAATTGTAATTAAAGAAGGACAAAAAGTAATTGAAGTTGTTAAAGAATTTGGAGAATTCATTCCGCTTTCTAAAGGTAGAAAAATTTCTGCTTCACAATTGTTAGAACGCTTTTTGTTTGATAAGAAAAAACAATATGATTTTGTAGAAAAACTATCTGGAGGAGAACAAAAACGTTTGTATTTATGTGCTGTTTTAATACAAAATCCGAATTTCTTAATCTTAGATGAGCCAACAAATGATTTAGATGTTGTTACGCTTAATGTATTAGAAAACTTCTTATTAGATTACCCAGGAAACTTATTAGTTGTTTCTCATGACAGGTATTTTATGGATAAAATTGTTGATGCATTATTTGTTTTTAGAGGAGAAGGAGTTGTTGAGAATTTTCCAGGTAACTACTCAGATTTTAGAGCCTATGAAGGTTCTGCTCCAAAGGAATTAGCTACAAAAAAAACGATAGAAAAGGTGGAGAAGAAAGAAGTGAAAAACGCCTTAACTTTTAATGAAAAAAGAGAATTTGGTTCTTTAGAATCAGAAATTGTAAGGCTTCAAAAAAGAAAACTTACAATTGAAACTCAGTTTTTAAATGTAGAAATTGAGCCAGAAAACATTGCAGAAAAATCTAAAGAATTAGAAAAAACCATATCAGAATTAGAACAAAAAGAGGAACGTTGGTTAGAGCTTTCTATGAAACTAGACGACTAA
- a CDS encoding NAD(P)/FAD-dependent oxidoreductase produces MIQSYKKNPTLAENYDSIIIGSGMGSLTTAAILAKEGQKILVLERHYTAGGFTHVFKRKGFEWDVGIHYIGEVQRENSVIKKLFDYITDAKLKWADMGDVYDKIIIGNKEYDFVKGVQNFKDKILSYFPDEKNAIDEYVNLVFKAIKTSQKFYMDKALSPLLSKIIGRKMREPFYKFSDKTTYEVLSSITKNKELIKVLSGQYGDYGLPPKQSSFVMHAAVAKHYFAGGSFPIGGSSEIAKHIDTVIEKAGGTILISAEVDEIIIKKNKAIGVKMKDGKVFYAKNIISGAGIMTTYNKLIPTETAETHQLKQQLQSVKRAVSHACLYIGLDGSPEELNLPKTNYWIYPDKIEHDTAIDNYLKDVNSDFPVVYISFPSAKDPDWSNRYPGKSTIDIITLLPYDGFENWDGTRWMKRGEEYNELKEKIANRLLEVLYKHIPQAKGKIEHYELSTPLTTKHFINYDEGEIYGLDHTPKRFRQRFLKPRTPIKNFYLTGQDIVTAGVAAALFSGVITTSAITSKNIIKKVMKR; encoded by the coding sequence ATGATACAATCTTACAAGAAAAACCCAACTTTAGCAGAAAATTACGATTCCATTATTATTGGTTCTGGAATGGGAAGTCTTACAACTGCTGCAATTCTAGCAAAAGAAGGTCAGAAAATTTTAGTTTTAGAGCGCCATTATACTGCTGGAGGCTTCACTCATGTTTTTAAGCGTAAAGGTTTTGAATGGGATGTTGGTATTCATTATATAGGAGAAGTACAAAGAGAAAACTCTGTTATAAAAAAGCTCTTTGATTACATTACAGATGCCAAATTAAAATGGGCAGATATGGGTGATGTATATGACAAAATTATAATCGGTAATAAAGAATATGATTTTGTTAAAGGAGTCCAAAACTTTAAAGACAAAATCCTTTCTTATTTTCCTGATGAAAAAAATGCAATTGATGAGTACGTAAATTTAGTTTTTAAAGCCATAAAAACGAGTCAAAAATTTTACATGGACAAAGCATTATCTCCATTATTAAGTAAAATTATTGGAAGAAAAATGCGTGAACCCTTTTATAAGTTTTCTGATAAAACTACTTATGAAGTTTTAAGTTCAATCACAAAAAACAAAGAATTAATAAAAGTTCTTTCTGGCCAATATGGTGATTATGGTTTACCTCCAAAACAGAGTAGTTTTGTAATGCATGCAGCGGTAGCTAAACATTATTTTGCTGGGGGTAGTTTTCCTATTGGAGGATCATCAGAAATAGCAAAACACATAGATACTGTAATAGAAAAAGCTGGAGGAACTATTTTAATAAGTGCAGAAGTTGATGAAATCATTATAAAAAAAAATAAAGCTATTGGAGTAAAAATGAAAGACGGAAAAGTGTTTTATGCAAAAAATATTATTTCCGGAGCTGGAATTATGACTACCTATAACAAATTAATTCCAACTGAAACTGCAGAAACACATCAACTAAAACAACAACTACAATCTGTAAAAAGAGCTGTTTCACATGCCTGTTTGTATATCGGTCTTGATGGGTCTCCAGAAGAATTAAATTTACCGAAAACTAACTATTGGATTTATCCAGATAAAATAGAACACGATACAGCTATAGACAACTACTTAAAAGATGTTAACTCAGATTTTCCTGTTGTATATATTTCTTTCCCTTCTGCAAAAGATCCAGATTGGTCTAACAGATACCCAGGAAAAAGCACTATAGATATTATAACATTATTGCCTTATGATGGTTTCGAAAATTGGGATGGAACTCGATGGATGAAACGCGGTGAGGAGTATAACGAATTAAAAGAAAAAATAGCGAATCGTTTGTTAGAGGTTTTATACAAGCACATACCACAGGCAAAAGGAAAAATTGAACATTATGAACTTTCTACACCTCTAACTACAAAGCATTTTATCAACTATGATGAAGGAGAAATTTATGGCTTAGACCATACTCCTAAACGTTTTAGGCAACGTTTCTTGAAACCAAGAACACCAATTAAAAACTTTTACCTTACAGGCCAAGATATTGTAACAGCAGGAGTTGCTGCTGCTTTATTTTCTGGCGTTATTACTACTTCTGCTATAACAAGTAAGAATATTATAAAGAAAGTGATGAAGAGATAA
- a CDS encoding T9SS type A sorting domain-containing protein has translation MKKNYIFTLLITLITALSFGQDLMITGLYDAGLTGGTPKGVELFVINDIADLSIYGIGSANNGGGTDGEEFTFPADAVTAGAFIYISTEVPNFNAFFGFDPDYTDGSMGINGDDAVELFMNGAVIDLFGDINTDGSGEDWDHLDGWAYRNNNQSPSVTFNSADWIFSGINVFDGETTNATATTPFPTGTYTNSTASVKKNNIEGFATYPNPITNNTFTITSSSSSKKEFAIFNVLGKKVLSSNFSGVKSNVDVSAINSGIYILKVTEEGKTATKKLVIR, from the coding sequence ATGAAAAAAAATTACATTTTTACTTTATTAATTACATTAATAACAGCTTTGTCTTTTGGACAAGATTTAATGATTACAGGTCTTTATGATGCTGGTTTGACTGGTGGTACTCCAAAAGGGGTAGAGCTTTTTGTTATAAATGATATTGCAGATTTAAGCATTTACGGAATTGGTAGCGCAAATAATGGAGGAGGAACTGATGGCGAAGAATTTACTTTTCCAGCAGATGCCGTTACAGCTGGAGCTTTTATTTATATTTCTACAGAAGTACCAAACTTTAATGCCTTTTTTGGCTTTGATCCAGATTATACAGATGGTTCTATGGGAATTAATGGAGATGATGCTGTAGAATTATTTATGAATGGTGCTGTAATAGATCTTTTTGGTGATATTAATACTGATGGATCAGGAGAAGATTGGGATCATTTAGATGGTTGGGCATATAGAAATAATAACCAATCACCATCAGTAACTTTTAACAGTGCAGATTGGATATTTAGTGGAATAAATGTTTTTGATGGAGAAACAACAAATGCAACAGCAACAACTCCTTTTCCTACAGGCACATACACTAATTCAACAGCTTCTGTAAAGAAGAATAATATCGAAGGCTTTGCGACATACCCAAATCCAATTACAAACAATACATTTACAATTACTAGCAGCAGTAGTAGTAAAAAAGAGTTTGCTATTTTTAATGTATTAGGTAAAAAAGTACTTTCATCAAATTTTTCTGGTGTAAAATCAAATGTTGATGTTTCTGCAATTAATTCAGGAATCTATATTTTAAAAGTAACTGAAGAAGGTAAAACTGCTACTAAGAAATTAGTGATTAGATAA
- a CDS encoding 3'-5' exonuclease, giving the protein MNLSVKLNDILFLDIETVPEKENWNQLPKETQELYEKKTQYQRKEEFTAAAFYERAGIWAEFGKIICISVGYFVDIENKKQLRLTSFFGDDEHKLLTEFKVLLDTHFVKKSNVLCAHNGKEFDFPFIARRMIVHQIELPIQLNLFGKKPWEVPHLDTLEMWKFGDYKHYTSLKLLTSILGVPSPKDDIVGSEVADVYYKERNIQRIVSYCEKDTIAVAQILLRFNNQELLKDKDIISVN; this is encoded by the coding sequence ATGAATTTATCTGTTAAATTAAATGATATCCTTTTTTTGGATATTGAAACAGTTCCTGAAAAAGAAAACTGGAATCAATTACCTAAAGAAACGCAAGAACTCTATGAAAAGAAAACTCAATACCAACGTAAAGAAGAATTTACTGCTGCAGCGTTTTATGAACGTGCTGGAATTTGGGCAGAATTTGGAAAAATAATTTGTATTTCTGTGGGTTATTTTGTGGATATTGAAAATAAAAAGCAATTAAGACTAACCTCTTTTTTTGGTGATGATGAGCATAAATTGTTAACCGAATTTAAGGTTTTATTAGACACCCACTTTGTTAAGAAGAGTAATGTTTTATGTGCGCATAATGGTAAAGAATTCGATTTCCCTTTTATTGCAAGAAGAATGATTGTTCATCAAATAGAGCTGCCTATACAGCTAAATTTATTTGGCAAAAAACCTTGGGAAGTACCTCATTTAGATACTTTAGAAATGTGGAAGTTTGGAGATTACAAACATTACACATCTCTTAAGCTATTAACGTCTATTTTAGGGGTTCCTTCGCCAAAAGATGATATTGTTGGCAGTGAGGTTGCAGATGTTTATTACAAGGAGAGAAACATACAAAGAATTGTAAGCTATTGTGAAAAAGACACAATAGCTGTAGCACAAATTTTATTACGTTTTAACAATCAAGAATTATTAAAAGATAAAGATATTATAAGTGTAAATTAG
- a CDS encoding lipopolysaccharide assembly protein LapB: MIFRIKLQEERKKAQFDYFKLVLFFLLFSLNTFSQDSIPAAKDLTEDKELNFQQFFFKALSQKSIGNYQKAIENLESCNQILSNEISVYFEFSKNYLLLNNTLLAKEYIDRALEKDTSNLWMLKHLVKIYTKDKNFSEAIKVQQKVVTINPKERELLVGLFFYNKEHEKAISLMHLIEKDNGLSAELKRLKRQLEKRKEVVKPSDERSDITSLIKQFNSDKSYKILKKILQKSIDSTSVLLKYSDEGIALFPAQPYMYLMKARAFNNQKLYKKALTILQNGIDFVIEDRMESDFYKEMATSYNGLGNLIEEKKYLEKSKKIKS, from the coding sequence ATGATATTTAGAATAAAGTTACAAGAAGAAAGAAAAAAGGCGCAATTTGATTATTTTAAGTTGGTTCTTTTCTTTCTTCTTTTTTCTTTAAACACTTTTTCACAAGATAGTATTCCTGCTGCAAAAGATCTAACTGAAGATAAAGAGTTAAATTTTCAGCAGTTTTTTTTTAAAGCGTTGTCTCAAAAATCTATTGGAAATTATCAAAAAGCAATAGAAAATTTAGAAAGTTGTAATCAGATTTTATCAAATGAAATTTCTGTTTATTTTGAGTTTTCTAAAAATTACTTATTACTTAATAATACATTATTAGCTAAAGAATATATAGATAGAGCTTTAGAAAAAGATACTAGTAATCTTTGGATGCTAAAACACTTAGTGAAAATTTATACTAAAGATAAAAATTTTTCTGAAGCAATAAAAGTTCAGCAAAAAGTTGTTACTATTAACCCAAAAGAAAGAGAATTATTGGTAGGTTTGTTTTTTTACAATAAAGAACATGAAAAAGCGATTTCTTTAATGCACCTTATAGAGAAGGATAATGGTTTGTCTGCTGAGTTAAAACGTTTAAAAAGACAATTAGAAAAACGTAAAGAAGTTGTTAAACCCTCTGATGAAAGGAGTGATATTACTTCACTTATAAAACAATTTAATTCTGATAAATCATATAAAATATTAAAAAAAATTCTGCAAAAATCTATTGATAGTACTTCCGTTTTACTAAAATATAGTGATGAAGGAATTGCACTTTTTCCAGCGCAACCTTATATGTATTTAATGAAAGCAAGAGCATTTAATAATCAGAAATTATATAAAAAAGCGTTAACTATTTTACAGAATGGTATTGATTTTGTTATAGAAGATAGAATGGAATCTGATTTTTACAAAGAAATGGCAACTTCTTATAATGGTTTAGGTAATTTGATAGAAGAAAAAAAATACTTAGAAAAGTCTAAAAAGATAAAAAGCTAA
- a CDS encoding sugar phosphate nucleotidyltransferase, with amino-acid sequence MKIIVPMAGIGSRLRPHTLTIPKPLTVIAGKPIVQRLVEDITSVVNQKIDEIAFIIGPAAKGFPSNTTEKLLQIAKELGAKGSVYVQEEALGTAHAIYCAKESLSGPCVVAFADTLFKADFTLDANADGAIWVKKVADPSAFGVVKLKDGYITDFVEKPKDFVSDLAIIGIYYFKDGDKVREEIKYLIDNDLKEHGEYQLTNVLESLKQQGAKFIPGTVDAWMDCGKKDPTVDTNKQVLGFEKEAGNNLVSEDVILENSEIIQPCFVGKNVVLKNTKIGPFVSIGENSIVENSTIVNSLIQSNVTISNANLDNAMIGNHATYNGDYTSVSIGDYTELT; translated from the coding sequence ATGAAAATTATAGTACCAATGGCAGGAATTGGGTCTCGTTTAAGACCTCATACGTTAACAATTCCTAAGCCACTAACAGTTATTGCAGGGAAACCAATTGTACAACGTTTAGTAGAAGATATTACTTCTGTTGTAAATCAAAAAATAGATGAAATTGCTTTTATTATTGGGCCAGCTGCAAAAGGGTTTCCTTCAAATACAACAGAAAAATTATTACAAATAGCAAAAGAATTAGGCGCTAAAGGGTCAGTATATGTTCAAGAAGAAGCTTTAGGAACTGCCCATGCTATTTATTGCGCAAAAGAATCTTTAAGCGGACCTTGTGTTGTTGCTTTTGCAGATACTTTATTTAAAGCGGATTTTACATTAGATGCAAATGCAGATGGCGCAATTTGGGTAAAAAAAGTAGCCGATCCTAGTGCTTTTGGCGTTGTGAAACTGAAAGATGGGTATATTACAGACTTTGTAGAAAAACCTAAAGATTTTGTTTCAGATTTAGCTATTATTGGTATTTATTACTTTAAAGATGGAGATAAAGTACGTGAAGAAATTAAGTATTTAATTGATAATGATTTAAAGGAACATGGAGAATATCAACTTACCAATGTTTTAGAATCTTTAAAACAACAGGGAGCTAAATTTATTCCTGGAACTGTAGATGCTTGGATGGATTGTGGTAAAAAAGACCCAACTGTTGATACAAATAAACAGGTATTAGGTTTTGAGAAAGAAGCAGGTAATAATTTAGTTTCTGAAGATGTTATTTTAGAAAATTCAGAAATTATTCAACCCTGTTTTGTTGGGAAAAATGTAGTGTTGAAAAACACTAAAATTGGACCTTTTGTTTCTATTGGAGAAAATAGTATAGTAGAAAATTCAACAATTGTAAATTCTTTAATTCAATCTAATGTAACAATTTCTAATGCAAATTTAGACAATGCAATGATTGGTAATCATGCTACATATAATGGAGATTATACTTCTGTCAGTATAGGTGATTATACAGAGTTAACTTAA
- a CDS encoding mechanosensitive ion channel domain-containing protein, producing the protein MEIFKYKIIYSIAIFVIAFFIRLLITNSLKKIQTKFGFQKARIAVTNKIITILIYITLIVVVSFIWGVDEKQLLVYISSFLTILGIAFFAQWSILSNITAGIILFINYPVKIGDTITIMEKDNNITGEIRDIGAFFITLRTPEKELITLPNAIILQKNIKYFPQPN; encoded by the coding sequence ATGGAAATTTTTAAATATAAAATAATATACTCAATTGCAATATTTGTAATTGCTTTTTTTATTCGACTATTAATTACTAATTCTTTAAAAAAAATTCAGACAAAATTTGGGTTTCAAAAAGCAAGGATTGCAGTAACAAATAAAATAATTACAATTCTAATTTATATTACATTAATTGTAGTTGTTTCTTTTATTTGGGGAGTTGATGAGAAACAATTACTGGTCTATATTTCTTCTTTTTTAACCATTTTAGGAATTGCTTTTTTTGCACAATGGTCTATACTTTCAAATATAACAGCTGGTATTATTTTATTTATAAATTACCCAGTAAAAATTGGAGACACCATAACAATTATGGAAAAAGACAATAATATTACTGGAGAAATTAGAGATATTGGTGCTTTTTTCATCACTTTAAGAACACCAGAAAAAGAATTAATAACATTACCTAATGCTATTATTCTTCAAAAAAATATAAAATATTTTCCGCAACCAAATTAA